A single genomic interval of Bacillus sp. es.036 harbors:
- a CDS encoding IS1182 family transposase, translated as MFKDYNMNQVILPLDLEMKLQENDIAYAVHELVEQIPDEAFSAFLRDTGCPAYHPRMMMKVILCAYTQSAFSGRKIEGLLKDSVRMMWLAQGYEPSYRTINRFRVHPEVKELLRQGFVQFRCQLVQKDLIDDEAIFIDGTKIEANANKFTFVWRKAVERYSESLIEKSNAMYDELIEKEVIPEIERESPEQLSIKELSKIEEKLEEKVGEYNEKIETSADVTERKKLRSERKGSKQFLKQMKDFVLRKTKYENDMAIFKERNSYSKTDHDATFMRMKDDYMKNGQLKAGYNLQIATEGQYTLAYDIFPNPTDTRTFRPFLDRVENDSFKLPPYIVADAGYGSEENYIDVLENRKRIPLITYNTYRKEKKKSFTKDTFRVSNWDYNEEEDLFTCPNGKLLPFRYVSHRTDRSGFKREFKVYECEDCTGCPLRKQCTKTKDGTNRRIYYNTKWEQQKNKVKELLSDEKTGEIYGQRKIDVEPVFGFLKAILGFTRMSVRGKEKVKNEMGFAIMAVNLRKYTAMSAE; from the coding sequence ATGTTTAAAGATTATAACATGAATCAAGTGATTTTGCCCCTAGATTTAGAAATGAAATTACAAGAAAATGATATCGCCTATGCCGTCCATGAGTTGGTCGAACAGATTCCGGATGAAGCTTTTTCTGCGTTCCTACGTGATACGGGATGCCCTGCTTATCACCCACGTATGATGATGAAAGTTATTTTATGTGCGTACACCCAATCGGCTTTTTCAGGAAGAAAGATTGAAGGTCTCCTCAAGGATAGTGTACGGATGATGTGGTTAGCGCAAGGGTATGAACCCAGCTATCGCACAATCAATCGGTTCCGTGTCCACCCAGAAGTCAAAGAACTTCTTCGTCAGGGCTTCGTACAGTTTCGTTGTCAGCTCGTTCAAAAAGACCTCATTGATGATGAAGCGATCTTTATTGATGGTACGAAGATTGAAGCGAATGCCAATAAGTTTACATTTGTGTGGCGAAAGGCTGTTGAAAGGTACAGCGAGAGTCTGATTGAAAAGTCGAATGCGATGTACGATGAGTTGATTGAAAAAGAAGTGATCCCCGAAATCGAACGGGAAAGTCCAGAACAACTTTCCATTAAAGAACTTTCTAAAATAGAAGAAAAGCTAGAAGAAAAAGTCGGAGAATACAATGAGAAGATTGAAACCAGTGCCGATGTAACCGAACGAAAAAAGCTTCGTTCAGAGCGAAAAGGATCGAAGCAGTTCCTTAAACAAATGAAGGATTTCGTATTGCGCAAAACAAAATACGAAAACGATATGGCTATCTTCAAAGAACGGAACAGTTATTCCAAAACCGATCACGATGCCACGTTCATGCGCATGAAAGATGACTATATGAAAAATGGGCAACTCAAAGCCGGTTACAATCTCCAGATTGCGACGGAGGGACAATATACGCTCGCTTATGATATCTTCCCGAATCCAACGGATACACGCACATTTCGTCCCTTTCTAGATCGTGTGGAGAATGATTCCTTTAAACTCCCACCTTACATCGTCGCGGATGCCGGTTATGGAAGCGAAGAAAACTACATCGATGTCCTGGAGAATCGGAAGCGAATCCCTCTCATCACGTACAATACCTATCGCAAAGAGAAAAAGAAGAGCTTTACGAAGGATACGTTTCGCGTATCCAACTGGGACTACAATGAAGAAGAAGATTTATTCACATGCCCAAATGGGAAACTGTTGCCGTTCCGTTACGTCTCTCATCGCACTGACCGGAGTGGCTTCAAACGAGAATTTAAAGTTTATGAATGCGAAGATTGTACCGGTTGTCCCTTACGTAAACAATGTACAAAGACCAAAGATGGCACGAATCGGAGAATCTATTACAATACCAAGTGGGAACAACAAAAGAATAAGGTTAAAGAGCTGCTTTCGGACGAAAAAACAGGTGAAATCTACGGTCAACGGAAAATCGATGTAGAGCCAGTTTTTGGATTTCTGAAGGCTATTTTGGGTTTCACTCGGATGTCCGTAAGGGGCAAAGAGAAGGTCAAAAATGAAATGGGCTTTGCGATCATGGCGGTGAACTTGAGAAAGTACACCGCCATGAGTGCAGAGTGA
- a CDS encoding transporter substrate-binding domain-containing protein, with translation MKLKQMLLLLVLIGVLAACGNNNAKEEEQTTWGEIQDKGTIEVATSGTLYPTSYHEQETNDLTGFDVEIVKEMANRLDLKVEFVEMGFDGMLTAVQTGKVDMAANDIGITEERKEKFALSTPYKHSYGTAIVRADDLSGIDSINDLEGKKAAGAATTNFMKLAKEKGAEEVIYDNATNEQYLRDVDNGRTDVILNDVYLQRLALAAFPELDLTIHPDIQYMPSEGGLLMNKENEELISKVNGVIEEMLEDGTIRDLSKTFFNDADVTELPEDIEFEK, from the coding sequence ATGAAATTAAAGCAAATGCTTTTATTGCTAGTCTTAATTGGAGTACTAGCAGCATGTGGTAACAATAATGCGAAAGAAGAGGAACAAACGACATGGGGAGAAATTCAGGATAAGGGAACAATTGAAGTGGCAACATCTGGCACGCTTTACCCAACTTCTTATCACGAGCAAGAAACGAATGACTTAACCGGTTTCGACGTTGAAATCGTGAAAGAAATGGCTAACCGTCTGGATTTAAAAGTTGAATTTGTTGAAATGGGCTTTGATGGAATGTTGACGGCTGTACAAACGGGAAAAGTTGACATGGCCGCTAACGATATTGGCATTACAGAAGAGCGTAAAGAAAAATTCGCCCTGTCTACCCCATACAAACATTCTTACGGTACAGCGATCGTACGGGCTGATGACCTTTCTGGGATTGACTCAATTAACGATTTGGAAGGCAAAAAAGCAGCTGGGGCTGCGACAACAAACTTTATGAAGCTTGCAAAAGAAAAAGGCGCTGAAGAAGTCATCTACGATAACGCTACAAATGAACAGTACCTTCGTGACGTTGATAACGGAAGAACGGATGTTATTTTAAATGATGTCTATTTACAGCGATTGGCTCTAGCAGCCTTCCCTGAACTTGACCTTACCATTCACCCTGATATTCAGTACATGCCGAGTGAAGGTGGACTATTGATGAATAAAGAAAACGAAGAACTCATTTCAAAGGTGAATGGCGTTATTGAAGAAATGCTCGAAGACGGTACTATCCGCGACCTCTCAAAGACATTCTTTAACGATGCAGATGTAACAGAGCTACCGGAAGATATTGAATTCGAGAAATAA
- a CDS encoding GNAT family N-acetyltransferase — MIRRLTEKDHHQCLSLLTPHAAENLFILGDIEAYGYDQPFQKLWGDFSEDGTLRAVLLKYERNYIPFAPAEFDAEGFAQVISNDTSFLMMSGLKRVTNHIQPHISHSPHSSRELFYAKCESVEQLSLKNIEEVKKADLNDLNKIHSLHNKIDEFDATETVEEKQRNQEKGLSRTYYIERDGQPVSAASTAAENSQSAMVVGVCTLPDYKRNGYATTCTSKLCFEVLHEGKVLCLFYDNPDAGKIYKRIGFQDIEKWMMIHFQTGTPMI, encoded by the coding sequence TTGATTAGACGATTAACAGAAAAAGACCATCACCAATGCCTTTCCTTACTAACGCCGCATGCAGCTGAAAATTTGTTTATACTAGGAGACATTGAAGCCTACGGATATGATCAACCATTCCAAAAGCTGTGGGGAGATTTCTCTGAGGACGGAACATTACGAGCTGTTCTATTAAAATATGAAAGAAACTATATCCCCTTTGCTCCTGCCGAATTTGATGCGGAAGGTTTTGCACAGGTGATTTCAAATGATACATCCTTCTTGATGATGTCAGGTCTAAAGCGAGTAACCAATCACATTCAGCCACACATCTCACACTCCCCTCATTCAAGTCGGGAACTGTTCTATGCAAAGTGTGAAAGCGTGGAGCAGCTTTCCCTAAAGAACATAGAAGAAGTGAAAAAAGCAGATTTAAATGATCTAAATAAAATTCATTCCCTACATAATAAGATTGATGAGTTTGATGCCACCGAAACCGTAGAGGAAAAACAACGTAATCAAGAGAAAGGCTTATCGAGAACCTACTATATTGAAAGGGACGGCCAGCCTGTATCAGCCGCCTCTACAGCAGCAGAAAACTCTCAATCCGCCATGGTTGTGGGCGTGTGCACTTTACCAGACTATAAACGGAACGGTTATGCTACAACATGTACGAGTAAGTTATGTTTCGAGGTTCTACACGAAGGGAAAGTGCTTTGTCTTTTCTATGATAATCCTGACGCAGGTAAGATTTATAAACGGATAGGATTTCAGGATATTGAGAAATGGATGATGATTCATTTTCAAACCGGCACACCTATGATTTAA
- a CDS encoding organic hydroperoxide resistance protein, translating into MSNVMFTSQATAEGGRNGQVKSSDGLIDLNLVMPTEKSSETGSNPEQLFAAAYAACYDGALNLVASKKKMDIDSKITADVSLLKDEADNGFKIGAALTVEIKGVSQEDAEMLAKEAHKVCPYSKATRGNIDVEINAKAV; encoded by the coding sequence ATGAGTAATGTAATGTTTACTTCACAAGCAACTGCAGAAGGCGGACGTAATGGACAAGTTAAATCTTCGGACGGTTTAATTGACTTAAATCTTGTTATGCCAACAGAGAAATCAAGCGAAACAGGCTCAAACCCTGAGCAACTGTTTGCTGCTGCTTATGCCGCTTGCTATGATGGTGCATTAAACCTTGTGGCATCGAAGAAAAAAATGGACATTGATTCAAAAATCACAGCAGACGTTAGCTTGTTGAAAGATGAAGCAGATAATGGCTTCAAAATTGGCGCAGCCCTTACTGTAGAAATTAAAGGTGTTAGCCAGGAAGACGCAGAAATGTTAGCAAAAGAAGCTCACAAAGTATGTCCTTACTCTAAGGCAACACGAGGCAATATTGACGTAGAAATTAACGCAAAAGCTGTTTAA
- a CDS encoding FixH family protein: MKKLGSLVSILSVAIILAACGQDNANETENNSTAEETQVETLDVALDTPEKVEKGEKVTFSATVTQGEEKVDDADEVIFEVWKEGSKEESEMIEASHDGDGVYSAEKQLDKAGKHFVQSHVTARDLHTMPKNEIIVGSEEEADSASHEHAHEHESAVSIHMMKPEEMKANKEVSLMAHLQKDDAPLTGADVRYEISKVDEEKAKWVDAEEMKDSEYEATTSFKEAGNYTVTIHVENDEGLHEHTEENLTITE; the protein is encoded by the coding sequence ATGAAAAAATTAGGATCGTTGGTTTCTATTCTTAGTGTGGCGATTATTTTAGCGGCATGCGGACAGGATAATGCGAATGAAACTGAAAACAATTCGACAGCAGAAGAAACGCAGGTGGAAACGCTTGATGTTGCACTTGATACTCCTGAAAAAGTAGAAAAAGGAGAAAAGGTTACATTCTCTGCCACGGTTACGCAAGGAGAAGAAAAGGTAGACGATGCAGATGAAGTGATATTTGAAGTATGGAAAGAAGGATCCAAAGAAGAGAGCGAAATGATCGAAGCTTCTCATGATGGCGATGGCGTGTATTCGGCTGAAAAGCAACTCGATAAGGCTGGAAAACATTTTGTTCAATCTCATGTGACAGCTCGCGATCTACATACGATGCCGAAAAATGAAATCATTGTCGGTTCTGAAGAAGAAGCTGACTCTGCAAGTCACGAACACGCGCACGAACATGAAAGCGCTGTATCCATTCATATGATGAAGCCAGAAGAAATGAAAGCAAATAAAGAGGTCTCCCTAATGGCACACCTGCAAAAAGACGATGCCCCTTTAACAGGTGCTGACGTTCGTTATGAAATTTCGAAAGTGGATGAAGAAAAAGCTAAGTGGGTTGACGCAGAAGAAATGAAAGATAGCGAATACGAAGCCACAACTTCTTTTAAAGAAGCTGGTAATTACACGGTTACCATTCATGTAGAGAATGACGAAGGACTTCATGAACATACAGAAGAAAACTTGACAATCACAGAATAA
- a CDS encoding cysteine hydrolase family protein: protein MQETALLIIDVQNRMFQRGGSVYHDAKLLYNLKKLIASAKSKQMPIFYIQHESKGLNLQRHSENWKLHPFLTVEKDDLVIQKTTPDSFCETTLEKQLHDNGIKNLLIAGLQTEVCIDTTCRSAHSKGFSTHLIEDAHSTWDTPILKASQMIQHHNHTLQWFANTISTDQFVDRLR from the coding sequence TTGCAAGAAACTGCACTTCTCATTATCGATGTTCAAAATCGCATGTTTCAACGCGGAGGATCCGTCTATCATGATGCAAAACTTTTATATAACCTTAAAAAACTGATCGCATCTGCTAAATCGAAACAAATGCCCATCTTCTACATTCAACACGAGTCCAAAGGATTAAATTTACAGCGACATAGCGAAAACTGGAAGCTTCATCCTTTTCTAACTGTTGAAAAAGACGATCTCGTGATTCAGAAAACGACACCCGATTCCTTTTGTGAAACAACTCTTGAAAAACAGCTACATGACAATGGGATCAAAAACTTACTCATCGCCGGCCTTCAAACAGAAGTTTGTATCGATACAACATGCCGAAGTGCCCACTCTAAAGGCTTTTCTACACATTTAATTGAAGATGCACATAGTACCTGGGATACGCCGATTCTAAAGGCTTCACAAATGATTCAACATCATAATCATACGCTTCAATGGTTTGCAAACACCATCTCAACTGATCAATTTGTAGACAGGCTTCGCTAG
- a CDS encoding metallophosphoesterase: MNQNTISIRSGTKVSPFDDNSEENRDDFYVKNIRLVMSDGTMIQDEAYMNPEQELTIGDGGGAAPVIDFNFTLSEDLFSSLAYQWDTRKTRDGLHTIQVRDPKKGSMEKTVLVDNTAPTILPTIETKEYKGKFTIDAQLVDKTSGMEELTATLDGETIELPYETSSVELEAGEHVAVFTGYDVAGNKAEEKVPFTVVEEQPEKPEVISPENGEGNVTGNPKLKVLVEDPTNDKLDVDFYKGYQYSAGDKNISVHANTVDTEPPGVFEPEGEKAFTEKEIQLISEVDQQYMTTDSTTQFPYHRFDIEVEEAVQDGDRIALNWKGKSLEGRKVSMYAWNHNQENWYPIVQQIAPEGDFTLEGSVTAKDYVKDQKVTVLVQDEIPENRNQYDYTFVWMSDTQYYSESYPYIYQKQTEWIKDQQEEMKIKYVFHTGDLVDEADKVYQWNNADASMKVLDDAGIRYGVLAGNHDVDNKTGDYTAFSKYFGESRFNGRDYYGESYQDNRGHYDLISENGNDYLMLYMGWGIEQEEIDWMNAVLAQYPDRMAILSFHEYLLVSGNRSPLADEIYEKVVVPNKNVVATLSGHYHDSELLVNEIDDDGDGRADRNVYQILADYQGGPEGGQGYLRLLHVDVANNRIYMNTYSPYLDDYNFYDNEQYPGKDEFTIDLNLEPQVKRVATDYFEVNVYTEEKIGSDRGVRSGAIAEAKWKKLAKGETYYWYATASDQFGGKTTSDIWHFTMKGSKNERVEKEKDKEPTQKEDLKKEDKEVKEDKKGENGIKKVQTKDEQKPKPNDELVDEENSSSEQVNEEDPENK, encoded by the coding sequence ATGAACCAAAATACGATTAGCATTCGTTCTGGAACGAAAGTATCACCATTTGACGACAATTCAGAAGAAAACCGTGATGATTTCTATGTCAAGAATATTCGACTTGTCATGAGTGATGGCACAATGATTCAAGACGAAGCTTATATGAATCCAGAACAGGAACTTACAATTGGAGACGGGGGAGGAGCTGCTCCAGTTATCGATTTTAACTTTACTCTTTCAGAAGACCTCTTTTCTTCTCTTGCTTACCAGTGGGATACAAGAAAGACAAGGGACGGTTTGCATACCATTCAGGTTCGCGATCCTAAGAAAGGGAGCATGGAAAAAACAGTTCTTGTTGATAATACAGCTCCAACGATCCTCCCAACGATAGAAACAAAAGAATATAAAGGGAAGTTTACGATTGATGCACAGCTTGTTGATAAAACATCAGGGATGGAAGAGCTAACCGCAACGCTTGATGGAGAAACAATCGAATTGCCTTATGAGACATCTTCTGTTGAACTAGAGGCTGGTGAGCACGTTGCGGTATTTACAGGATATGATGTAGCTGGAAACAAAGCAGAAGAAAAGGTTCCATTTACAGTAGTAGAAGAACAGCCTGAAAAACCTGAAGTCATTTCACCAGAGAATGGAGAAGGAAATGTAACAGGAAACCCAAAGCTAAAAGTACTTGTGGAAGATCCAACAAATGATAAGTTAGACGTTGATTTTTATAAAGGCTATCAATATTCCGCTGGAGATAAAAATATTAGCGTCCATGCGAACACAGTAGATACAGAACCGCCTGGCGTTTTTGAACCAGAAGGGGAGAAAGCATTCACTGAAAAAGAGATTCAGCTAATTTCAGAAGTAGATCAACAATATATGACCACTGATTCAACAACTCAATTCCCATATCACCGTTTTGATATTGAGGTAGAAGAGGCGGTTCAGGATGGTGATCGAATTGCTCTTAATTGGAAAGGAAAATCATTAGAAGGAAGAAAAGTATCGATGTATGCCTGGAACCATAATCAGGAAAACTGGTATCCGATTGTGCAGCAGATCGCACCAGAAGGAGATTTCACTCTTGAAGGATCTGTCACGGCCAAAGATTATGTGAAAGACCAAAAAGTGACGGTTCTTGTTCAAGACGAAATTCCAGAAAATCGTAATCAATATGATTATACGTTTGTATGGATGAGCGATACGCAATATTATTCTGAGAGCTATCCGTATATTTATCAAAAGCAAACTGAGTGGATTAAAGATCAGCAAGAAGAAATGAAAATTAAATACGTGTTCCATACCGGAGATTTAGTGGATGAAGCGGATAAAGTCTACCAGTGGAACAATGCAGATGCAAGTATGAAAGTGCTTGATGATGCCGGCATTCGTTACGGTGTTCTAGCAGGTAACCATGATGTTGATAATAAAACCGGTGACTATACAGCCTTTTCGAAGTATTTTGGAGAGTCGCGCTTTAACGGTCGAGATTATTATGGTGAGTCTTATCAAGATAACAGGGGACACTATGACCTTATCTCTGAGAATGGCAATGATTATCTGATGCTTTATATGGGCTGGGGAATTGAGCAAGAGGAAATCGACTGGATGAATGCTGTTTTAGCTCAGTATCCTGATCGAATGGCGATTCTATCTTTCCATGAATATTTGCTTGTTTCAGGAAATCGAAGCCCACTTGCAGACGAAATCTATGAAAAGGTTGTTGTGCCAAATAAGAATGTTGTTGCAACTTTATCAGGCCATTACCATGACAGTGAGTTATTAGTAAATGAAATTGATGACGATGGTGATGGGAGAGCAGATCGAAACGTGTATCAAATTCTTGCAGACTATCAGGGAGGACCAGAAGGCGGGCAGGGGTATTTACGTTTGTTACATGTCGATGTTGCGAATAATCGAATCTATATGAACACATATTCTCCTTACTTAGATGATTATAACTTCTATGATAATGAGCAATACCCAGGAAAAGATGAATTTACGATTGATCTTAATCTAGAGCCACAAGTGAAACGTGTAGCGACTGATTATTTTGAAGTAAATGTTTATACGGAAGAAAAAATCGGTTCAGATCGCGGTGTAAGGAGTGGAGCCATTGCTGAAGCGAAATGGAAGAAGCTTGCTAAAGGTGAAACGTATTATTGGTATGCCACCGCTTCTGATCAGTTTGGGGGGAAAACAACGTCTGACATCTGGCACTTTACAATGAAGGGGTCAAAAAATGAGAGAGTCGAAAAAGAGAAAGATAAAGAACCTACTCAAAAAGAGGATCTAAAAAAAGAGGATAAAGAAGTAAAAGAAGATAAGAAAGGTGAGAATGGGATTAAGAAAGTTCAAACGAAAGATGAACAAAAACCTAAACCGAACGATGAGCTTGTAGATGAAGAGAATTCAAGCAGTGAGCAAGTAAACGAAGAAGATCCTGAGAATAAATAA
- a CDS encoding HAD family hydrolase codes for MIKGILFDLDETLLNRKESVESFIQDQYKRYKPYLAGVKGETYCSRFIELDNNGYTWKDSVYERLVDEYQLPLSSVELLDDYLLYFKQHCHPFPGMLEMLEALKKRHYKLGIITNGRTSFQLSNIRALGIEVYFDTIVISEKEEVKKPEKTIFRRALERIGLEAHEAVFVGDHLINDIKGAKDVGMKAIWKKRDKEIVETGIDYVYSLIDLLSVVEEWNANRNKTNQH; via the coding sequence ATGATAAAAGGAATTCTCTTTGACCTGGATGAAACACTTTTAAATCGAAAAGAATCGGTGGAATCTTTTATACAAGATCAGTATAAGCGCTACAAACCCTATTTGGCAGGAGTAAAAGGAGAAACGTATTGCTCTCGTTTCATTGAACTTGATAACAACGGATACACGTGGAAAGATAGCGTCTATGAGAGGTTAGTAGATGAATATCAATTACCGTTATCTTCTGTAGAGCTTTTAGATGATTATCTTCTTTATTTTAAACAGCATTGTCACCCTTTTCCAGGCATGCTAGAAATGCTTGAGGCGTTGAAAAAACGGCACTACAAACTTGGCATCATTACAAATGGAAGAACGTCATTTCAACTAAGCAATATTCGTGCTCTTGGAATTGAAGTGTATTTTGATACCATTGTTATTTCAGAGAAGGAAGAAGTAAAAAAACCTGAGAAAACGATATTTCGACGAGCACTTGAACGTATCGGTTTAGAAGCTCATGAAGCAGTTTTTGTAGGAGATCATCTCATTAACGACATAAAAGGTGCGAAAGACGTAGGGATGAAAGCGATATGGAAAAAACGAGATAAGGAAATCGTAGAGACGGGGATAGACTACGTCTATTCGTTGATCGACCTATTATCCGTTGTAGAGGAATGGAATGCGAATAGAAACAAAACTAATCAACATTGA
- a CDS encoding lamin tail domain-containing protein — MKRNKGFKLVSVGMIGCMLLSMMFSTIIETAAQAEEGGFYPLLITEISPNIKGAEDYEYVELYNNTNQPLYLNDYEFLYRYTDGSDQDKKLTVEPAVIAPSETKVLWYNKSGKTIVDFENHYGVSDLQDHVISLGGEEFSGFSNGGNRGVVLLDGKGNEMLHASYTGDQAAEDLSVHYQYPTGDKEMVVYQAKQAPTPGSVEESQVPLSPQPLSNVAITHDALTTQSANEDMTITAGITAETELQQVSIVYQASQLEVPVELQMKKVEDPSEPYGGVYEGIISKENFAFSKEMTYYIKVETARYTKNHPIHSGEPFTIKIEEALKNEPPVITHEVPQPTGNQDVTISAEIKDDTGVQSAVLFYRQDEEMEPVSIPMEIEEGDVYTAVIPSKKLWSNKIVYTIEANDGKHSVTSEEYQINVDRPEIDSGKLPELLVTEVVPDSTNVNGADGYEFIEVYNTTDQAINFKDYKIQYRYPMDGPEADLIWSPQKEDVTIPSGQSMVFWIINSANQNETVADFNKNYGSALVENESIVKVESNGMSNSSSRGILVATNTGKEISIGNYNDQVGIDDTAANKGILYTYPTDGTQILRKISSATEPASPGNVLPGQVPADLIKVEEDSEPPSIEALHDFEKMKQTENIELIFDAEDNHLVKTVALFYKHESEENFRKVYLKEDFDDTFYHRKRWRYSLWKGNHKRCGRWSNTR, encoded by the coding sequence ATGAAAAGGAATAAAGGTTTTAAATTAGTCAGTGTAGGAATGATTGGATGCATGTTACTTTCGATGATGTTTTCAACGATCATTGAAACCGCAGCACAAGCAGAGGAAGGTGGGTTCTATCCGCTTCTTATTACAGAAATATCACCGAATATTAAAGGGGCGGAAGATTATGAGTATGTGGAGCTTTACAATAATACCAATCAGCCACTTTATTTAAACGATTACGAATTCCTTTATCGCTATACAGATGGAAGCGATCAAGACAAAAAACTGACTGTCGAACCAGCCGTCATCGCTCCAAGCGAAACAAAGGTGTTATGGTATAACAAAAGCGGCAAAACGATTGTTGATTTTGAAAATCACTATGGAGTGAGCGACCTTCAAGATCATGTGATTAGTCTTGGTGGAGAAGAATTTAGTGGTTTTTCAAACGGAGGTAATCGAGGGGTTGTTCTCTTAGATGGAAAGGGGAATGAAATGCTTCATGCCAGTTATACTGGTGATCAGGCAGCTGAGGATTTGAGCGTCCATTATCAATATCCTACTGGTGATAAAGAGATGGTCGTTTATCAAGCAAAACAAGCGCCAACACCAGGAAGTGTTGAGGAGTCCCAGGTTCCACTTAGTCCTCAACCATTATCGAATGTTGCTATTACTCATGATGCACTGACAACGCAAAGTGCAAATGAAGATATGACGATTACTGCTGGAATAACAGCGGAAACCGAATTGCAACAAGTTTCGATTGTTTATCAGGCATCTCAATTAGAAGTACCTGTTGAACTTCAAATGAAGAAAGTAGAAGATCCTTCAGAACCTTATGGAGGAGTCTACGAAGGCATCATCTCCAAAGAGAATTTTGCTTTTTCAAAGGAAATGACTTACTACATAAAGGTTGAAACAGCTCGATATACAAAGAACCATCCTATTCATTCCGGTGAGCCGTTTACAATAAAAATAGAAGAAGCCTTAAAAAATGAGCCGCCGGTAATCACTCATGAAGTTCCTCAACCAACTGGAAATCAAGATGTGACAATTTCCGCGGAAATAAAAGACGATACTGGGGTGCAATCTGCCGTATTATTCTATCGTCAGGATGAAGAGATGGAACCAGTCTCCATTCCTATGGAGATTGAAGAGGGAGATGTGTATACAGCCGTTATTCCATCTAAAAAGCTTTGGTCTAATAAAATTGTCTATACGATTGAAGCGAATGATGGCAAGCACTCAGTGACTTCTGAAGAGTATCAAATTAACGTTGATCGTCCGGAAATTGATTCAGGGAAATTGCCAGAGTTACTCGTTACAGAAGTTGTTCCTGATTCAACGAATGTTAACGGAGCGGATGGGTATGAATTTATCGAGGTTTACAATACGACAGATCAAGCAATTAACTTCAAGGATTATAAAATCCAGTATCGGTACCCGATGGATGGCCCGGAAGCAGATTTGATTTGGTCACCTCAAAAAGAAGATGTCACCATTCCTTCAGGTCAATCAATGGTTTTTTGGATTATCAATTCAGCAAATCAAAACGAAACGGTTGCTGATTTTAACAAGAATTACGGATCAGCGCTAGTTGAAAATGAATCCATTGTAAAAGTAGAATCGAATGGGATGTCGAATAGCAGTTCCCGAGGAATCCTTGTTGCAACGAATACGGGGAAAGAGATTTCGATTGGTAATTATAACGATCAGGTCGGCATTGATGATACCGCTGCAAATAAAGGGATTCTTTATACGTATCCAACAGATGGTACACAAATATTAAGGAAAATCAGCAGTGCTACTGAGCCAGCTTCTCCAGGTAATGTGTTACCAGGTCAGGTACCCGCTGATTTAATCAAGGTAGAAGAAGATAGCGAACCCCCTTCTATTGAAGCGCTACATGATTTTGAGAAAATGAAGCAAACAGAAAATATCGAACTAATCTTTGATGCCGAGGATAATCATCTTGTGAAGACAGTAGCACTTTTCTATAAGCATGAGAGTGAAGAGAACTTCCGCAAAGTGTATTTAAAAGAAGACTTTGACGATACATTCTATCATCGTAAAAGATGGCGATATTCTCTCTGGAAAGGAAATCATAAAAGGTGCGGCAGATGGAGCAACACCAGATGA